A window of Ananas comosus cultivar F153 linkage group 4, ASM154086v1, whole genome shotgun sequence contains these coding sequences:
- the LOC109708805 gene encoding putative GTP diphosphokinase RSH1, chloroplastic isoform X4 gives MASSPSISVFVESVNRCKLPKGEGSGGRYECSVLSCAWKAPRALTGSLASTAHCSSHHHDSPARGRRSWRRSSLSQGFPVAWGTEELNNRKLSHRETADVLSRRVTFISDKTWTLCCSSSYSEPFDTVSPESLWEYLKPAISYLAPEELKLVNDALKLAFEAHNGQKRRSGEPFIIHPVEVARILAEHELDWESIAAGLLHDTVEDTDKVTFERIEREFGATVRRIVEGETKVSKLGKLQCKNANNSVQDVKADDLRQMFLAMTEEVRVIIVKLADRLHNMRTLSHMPHHKQSSIAKETQQVFAPLAKLIGMYQIKSELEYLSFMYTNPSDFAELKKRVEDLYRDHEKELEEAKNILRQRIKEDQFLDLVTVETEVHSVCKELYSIYKAVLKSKSSINEVNQIAQLRIIIKPKTSAGVGPLCNAHQICYHVLGLVHSIWTPIPRAMKDYIATPKPNGYQSLHTTVIPFLYETMFRLEVQIGWLNAIREWQEEFVGNMSSREFVDTIMRDLLGSRVFVFTPKGEIKNLPKGATVIDYAYLIHTEIGNKMVAAKVNGNLVSPMHVLANAEVVEIITYNALSGKSAFQKHQQWLQHAKTRSARHKIMKFLRDQAALSATEITADTVNNFVADLEDESDGEQMLPFMPKKERKPIWEKRLYVEKLSFTEMNHEDLVHVKSTFNTPKINGKHNKSIQKASLKVNGNSAIRGDAFAEFIHTNIPMYKEVLPGLESWKAGKIAAWHNVEGSSVQWFCVVCIDRRGMMAEVTSALTACGITVCSCVAEIDRRKGIGVMLFHFQGTYDNLISACTSVDVVLGVLGWSSGCSWSSPLDDHNLLEC, from the exons ATGGCTTCTTCCCCGTCGATATCAG TGTTTGTGGAGTCCGTGAATCGGTGCAAGCTTCCTAAAGGGGAAGGAAGCGGGGGGCGCTACGAATGCAGTGTGCTATCGTGCGCTTGGAAGGCACCGAGGGCTCTCACAGGCTCCCTCGCGAGCACCGCTCACTGTTCCTCGCACCACCATGACAGCCCCGCCAGGGGGCGGCGGAGTTGGCGGCGGAGCTCGTTGTCGCAGGGGTTCCCG GTTGCATGGGGAACCGAAGAGCTCAACAATAGAAAGTTGAGCCATAGAGAAACTGCTGATGTTCTGTCTCGAAGGGTCACGTTTATCTCTGACAAAACATGGACACTCTGTTGCTCTTCTTCATACTCAGAACCCTTTGATACCGTTTCTCCGGAATCATTATGGGAG TATCTGAAACCAGCCATCTCTTATCTTGCACCAGAGGAGTTGAAACTAGTTAATGATGCTTTAAAG CTGGCATTTGAAGCCCATAATGGTCAAAAACGGCGTAGCGGAGAACCCTTTATAATTCATCCTGTTGAAGTTGCCCGCATTCTTGCAGAACAT GAACTTGATTGGGAATCAATTGCTGCTGGTTTGTTACATGACACTGTTGAAGATACTGATAAGGTTACATTTGAAAGAATAGAAAGGGAGTTTGGTGCAACTGTTCGTCGTATTGTTGAGGGAGAGACGAAG GTGTCGAAGTTGGGAAAGCTTCAGTGCAAGAATGCTAACAATTCAGTACAAGATGTGAAGGCTGATGATCTAAGACAAATGTTTCTTGCCATGACGGAGGAG GTTCGCGTTATTATTGTCAAATTGGCTGACAGATTACATAATATGCGTACTCTGTCACATATGCCTCACCACAAACAG TCAAGCATTGCAAAGGAAACACAACAGGTCTTTGCACCTTTAGCGAAGCTTATTGGAATGTACCAAATAAAG TCAGAACTGGAATACCTGTCTTTCATGTATACAAATCCTAGTGATTTTGCTGAGCTCAAGAAAAGAGTTGAAGATCTTTACAGAGATCATGAGAAAGAACTAGAAGAG GCAAAGAATATTTTGAGGCAAAGAATTAAGGAGGATCAGTTTCTGGATCTTGTGACAGTGGAAACAGAAGTGCACTCTGTTTGTAAGGAACTGTACAG CATTTATAAAGCTGTGTTGAAATCCAAAAGCTCAATAAATGAAGTTAACCAAATTGCTCAG CTTCGCATTATTATAAAGCCAAAAACCAGTGCTGGAGTTGGGCCTTTGTGTAATGCACATCAG ATCTGCTATCACGTCCTTGGACTTGTTCATAGTATTTGGACTCCCATTCCTCGAGCT ATGAAAGATTATATTGCGACTCCAAAACCGAACGGCTATCAAAGCCTTCATACAACAGTGATACCTTTTCTCTATGAGACCATGTTTCGCTTGGAAGTTCAG ATTGGCTGGCTCAATGCAATCCGAGAATGGCAAGAGGAGTTTGTTGGGAACATGAGTTCAAGGGAATTTGTAGATACAATCATGCGAGATCTGTTAGGGAGCCGTGTCTTTGTGTTTACACCAAAAGGAGAG ATAAAAAATCTACCTAAGGGAGCTACAGTTATCGATTATGCTTATCTGATTCACACTGAAATTGGAAACAAAATGGTTGCGGCAAAA GTCAATGGTAATCTTGTCTCGCCGATGCATGTGCTAGCAAATGCTGAAGTCGTAGAGATCATCACATATAAT GCATTGTCAGGTAAATCTGCTTTCCAGAAGCATCAGCAGTGGTTGCAGCATGCCAAAACCCGCAGCGCCAGGCACAAAATCATGAAA TTCTTGAGAGACCAAGCTGCACTTTCTGCTACGGAAATAACTGCTGATACAGTAAATAATTTCGTCGCCGATCTTGAGGATGAGAGTGACGGTGAGCAGATGCTTCCCTTTATGCCCAAGAAGGAAAGAAAACCCATATGGGAGAAAAGACTGTATGTAGAAAAGCTTTCTTTTACAGAAATGAATCATGAAGATCTCGTGCATGTCAAGAGTACTTTCAACACCCCGAAGATTAATGGGAAACACAATAAGAGCATACAAAAAGCGAGTCTAAAGGTTAACGGGAATTCGGCTATCCGGGGTGACGCGTTTGCCGAGTTCATACACACCAACATTCCTATGTATAAGGAGGTTTTACCCGGTTTAGAAAGCTGGAAAGCTGGTAAAATTGCTGCATGGCATAACGTGGAGGGAAGTTCTGTTCAGTGGTTTTGTGTCGTATGTATTGATCGGCGAG GTATGATGGCTGAGGTTACATCAGCGTTAACGGCTTGTGGGATTACAGTATGTTCCTGTGTG GCAGAGATTGACAGAAGAAAAGGAATTGGTGTAATGCTGTTTCACTTTCAGGGAACTTACGATAATTtg ATAAGTGCATGCACAAGTGTGGACGTTGTCCTTGGCGTTCTTGGTTGGTCGTCTGGTTGTAGCTGGTCGAGTCCCTTGGATGATCATAATTTGCTCGAATGTTAG
- the LOC109708805 gene encoding putative GTP diphosphokinase RSH1, chloroplastic isoform X3 has translation MASSPSISVFVESVNRCKLPKGEGSGGRYECSVLSCAWKAPRALTGSLASTAHCSSHHHDSPARGRRSWRRSSLSQGFPVAWGTEELNNRKLSHRETADVLSRRVTFISDKTWTLCCSSSYSEPFDTVSPESLWEYLKPAISYLAPEELKLVNDALKLAFEAHNGQKRRSGEPFIIHPVEVARILAEHELDWESIAAGLLHDTVEDTDKVTFERIEREFGATVRRIVEGETKVSKLGKLQCKNANNSVQDVKADDLRQMFLAMTEEVRVIIVKLADRLHNMRTLSHMPHHKQSSIAKETQQVFAPLAKLIGMYQIKSELEYLSFMYTNPSDFAELKKRVEDLYRDHEKELEEAKNILRQRIKEDQFLDLVTVETEVHSVCKELYSIYKAVLKSKSSINEVNQIAQLRIIIKPKTSAGVGPLCNAHQICYHVLGLVHSIWTPIPRAMKDYIATPKPNGYQSLHTTVIPFLYETMFRLEVQIRTEDMNLIAERGIAAHYSGRGVFSGNAGHGLSNGRNSKGKTICLNNSDIALRIGWLNAIREWQEEFVGNMSSREFVDTIMRDLLGSRVFVFTPKGEIKNLPKGATVIDYAYLIHTEIGNKMVAAKVNGNLVSPMHVLANAEVVEIITYNALSGKSAFQKHQQWLQHAKTRSARHKIMKFLRDQAALSATEITADTVNNFVADLEDESDEMNHEDLVHVKSTFNTPKINGKHNKSIQKASLKVNGNSAIRGDAFAEFIHTNIPMYKEVLPGLESWKAGKIAAWHNVEGSSVQWFCVVCIDRRGMMAEVTSALTACGITVCSCVAEIDRRKGIGVMLFHFQGTYDNLISACTSVDVVLGVLGWSSGCSWSSPLDDHNLLEC, from the exons ATGGCTTCTTCCCCGTCGATATCAG TGTTTGTGGAGTCCGTGAATCGGTGCAAGCTTCCTAAAGGGGAAGGAAGCGGGGGGCGCTACGAATGCAGTGTGCTATCGTGCGCTTGGAAGGCACCGAGGGCTCTCACAGGCTCCCTCGCGAGCACCGCTCACTGTTCCTCGCACCACCATGACAGCCCCGCCAGGGGGCGGCGGAGTTGGCGGCGGAGCTCGTTGTCGCAGGGGTTCCCG GTTGCATGGGGAACCGAAGAGCTCAACAATAGAAAGTTGAGCCATAGAGAAACTGCTGATGTTCTGTCTCGAAGGGTCACGTTTATCTCTGACAAAACATGGACACTCTGTTGCTCTTCTTCATACTCAGAACCCTTTGATACCGTTTCTCCGGAATCATTATGGGAG TATCTGAAACCAGCCATCTCTTATCTTGCACCAGAGGAGTTGAAACTAGTTAATGATGCTTTAAAG CTGGCATTTGAAGCCCATAATGGTCAAAAACGGCGTAGCGGAGAACCCTTTATAATTCATCCTGTTGAAGTTGCCCGCATTCTTGCAGAACAT GAACTTGATTGGGAATCAATTGCTGCTGGTTTGTTACATGACACTGTTGAAGATACTGATAAGGTTACATTTGAAAGAATAGAAAGGGAGTTTGGTGCAACTGTTCGTCGTATTGTTGAGGGAGAGACGAAG GTGTCGAAGTTGGGAAAGCTTCAGTGCAAGAATGCTAACAATTCAGTACAAGATGTGAAGGCTGATGATCTAAGACAAATGTTTCTTGCCATGACGGAGGAG GTTCGCGTTATTATTGTCAAATTGGCTGACAGATTACATAATATGCGTACTCTGTCACATATGCCTCACCACAAACAG TCAAGCATTGCAAAGGAAACACAACAGGTCTTTGCACCTTTAGCGAAGCTTATTGGAATGTACCAAATAAAG TCAGAACTGGAATACCTGTCTTTCATGTATACAAATCCTAGTGATTTTGCTGAGCTCAAGAAAAGAGTTGAAGATCTTTACAGAGATCATGAGAAAGAACTAGAAGAG GCAAAGAATATTTTGAGGCAAAGAATTAAGGAGGATCAGTTTCTGGATCTTGTGACAGTGGAAACAGAAGTGCACTCTGTTTGTAAGGAACTGTACAG CATTTATAAAGCTGTGTTGAAATCCAAAAGCTCAATAAATGAAGTTAACCAAATTGCTCAG CTTCGCATTATTATAAAGCCAAAAACCAGTGCTGGAGTTGGGCCTTTGTGTAATGCACATCAG ATCTGCTATCACGTCCTTGGACTTGTTCATAGTATTTGGACTCCCATTCCTCGAGCT ATGAAAGATTATATTGCGACTCCAAAACCGAACGGCTATCAAAGCCTTCATACAACAGTGATACCTTTTCTCTATGAGACCATGTTTCGCTTGGAAGTTCAG ATTAGAACAGAAGATATGAATTTAATAGCTGAAAGAGGCATTGCAGCTCATTACAGTGGAAGAGGAGTATTTTCTGGTAATGCGGGACATGGATTGTCAAATGGGAGAAATTCTAAAGGAAAGACAATATGTTTAAACAACAGTGACATTGCTCTTAGG ATTGGCTGGCTCAATGCAATCCGAGAATGGCAAGAGGAGTTTGTTGGGAACATGAGTTCAAGGGAATTTGTAGATACAATCATGCGAGATCTGTTAGGGAGCCGTGTCTTTGTGTTTACACCAAAAGGAGAG ATAAAAAATCTACCTAAGGGAGCTACAGTTATCGATTATGCTTATCTGATTCACACTGAAATTGGAAACAAAATGGTTGCGGCAAAA GTCAATGGTAATCTTGTCTCGCCGATGCATGTGCTAGCAAATGCTGAAGTCGTAGAGATCATCACATATAAT GCATTGTCAGGTAAATCTGCTTTCCAGAAGCATCAGCAGTGGTTGCAGCATGCCAAAACCCGCAGCGCCAGGCACAAAATCATGAAA TTCTTGAGAGACCAAGCTGCACTTTCTGCTACGGAAATAACTGCTGATACAGTAAATAATTTCGTCGCCGATCTTGAGGATGAGAGTGACG AAATGAATCATGAAGATCTCGTGCATGTCAAGAGTACTTTCAACACCCCGAAGATTAATGGGAAACACAATAAGAGCATACAAAAAGCGAGTCTAAAGGTTAACGGGAATTCGGCTATCCGGGGTGACGCGTTTGCCGAGTTCATACACACCAACATTCCTATGTATAAGGAGGTTTTACCCGGTTTAGAAAGCTGGAAAGCTGGTAAAATTGCTGCATGGCATAACGTGGAGGGAAGTTCTGTTCAGTGGTTTTGTGTCGTATGTATTGATCGGCGAG GTATGATGGCTGAGGTTACATCAGCGTTAACGGCTTGTGGGATTACAGTATGTTCCTGTGTG GCAGAGATTGACAGAAGAAAAGGAATTGGTGTAATGCTGTTTCACTTTCAGGGAACTTACGATAATTtg ATAAGTGCATGCACAAGTGTGGACGTTGTCCTTGGCGTTCTTGGTTGGTCGTCTGGTTGTAGCTGGTCGAGTCCCTTGGATGATCATAATTTGCTCGAATGTTAG
- the LOC109708805 gene encoding putative GTP diphosphokinase RSH1, chloroplastic isoform X2 — protein MASSPSISVFVESVNRCKLPKGEGSGGRYECSVLSCAWKAPRALTGSLASTAHCSSHHHDSPARGRRSWRRSSLSQGFPVAWGTEELNNRKLSHRETADVLSRRVTFISDKTWTLCCSSSYSEPFDTVSPESLWELAFEAHNGQKRRSGEPFIIHPVEVARILAEHELDWESIAAGLLHDTVEDTDKVTFERIEREFGATVRRIVEGETKVSKLGKLQCKNANNSVQDVKADDLRQMFLAMTEEVRVIIVKLADRLHNMRTLSHMPHHKQSSIAKETQQVFAPLAKLIGMYQIKSELEYLSFMYTNPSDFAELKKRVEDLYRDHEKELEEAKNILRQRIKEDQFLDLVTVETEVHSVCKELYSIYKAVLKSKSSINEVNQIAQLRIIIKPKTSAGVGPLCNAHQICYHVLGLVHSIWTPIPRAMKDYIATPKPNGYQSLHTTVIPFLYETMFRLEVQIRTEDMNLIAERGIAAHYSGRGVFSGNAGHGLSNGRNSKGKTICLNNSDIALRIGWLNAIREWQEEFVGNMSSREFVDTIMRDLLGSRVFVFTPKGEIKNLPKGATVIDYAYLIHTEIGNKMVAAKVNGNLVSPMHVLANAEVVEIITYNALSGKSAFQKHQQWLQHAKTRSARHKIMKFLRDQAALSATEITADTVNNFVADLEDESDGEQMLPFMPKKERKPIWEKRLYVEKLSFTEMNHEDLVHVKSTFNTPKINGKHNKSIQKASLKVNGNSAIRGDAFAEFIHTNIPMYKEVLPGLESWKAGKIAAWHNVEGSSVQWFCVVCIDRRGMMAEVTSALTACGITVCSCVAEIDRRKGIGVMLFHFQGTYDNLISACTSVDVVLGVLGWSSGCSWSSPLDDHNLLEC, from the exons ATGGCTTCTTCCCCGTCGATATCAG TGTTTGTGGAGTCCGTGAATCGGTGCAAGCTTCCTAAAGGGGAAGGAAGCGGGGGGCGCTACGAATGCAGTGTGCTATCGTGCGCTTGGAAGGCACCGAGGGCTCTCACAGGCTCCCTCGCGAGCACCGCTCACTGTTCCTCGCACCACCATGACAGCCCCGCCAGGGGGCGGCGGAGTTGGCGGCGGAGCTCGTTGTCGCAGGGGTTCCCG GTTGCATGGGGAACCGAAGAGCTCAACAATAGAAAGTTGAGCCATAGAGAAACTGCTGATGTTCTGTCTCGAAGGGTCACGTTTATCTCTGACAAAACATGGACACTCTGTTGCTCTTCTTCATACTCAGAACCCTTTGATACCGTTTCTCCGGAATCATTATGGGAG CTGGCATTTGAAGCCCATAATGGTCAAAAACGGCGTAGCGGAGAACCCTTTATAATTCATCCTGTTGAAGTTGCCCGCATTCTTGCAGAACAT GAACTTGATTGGGAATCAATTGCTGCTGGTTTGTTACATGACACTGTTGAAGATACTGATAAGGTTACATTTGAAAGAATAGAAAGGGAGTTTGGTGCAACTGTTCGTCGTATTGTTGAGGGAGAGACGAAG GTGTCGAAGTTGGGAAAGCTTCAGTGCAAGAATGCTAACAATTCAGTACAAGATGTGAAGGCTGATGATCTAAGACAAATGTTTCTTGCCATGACGGAGGAG GTTCGCGTTATTATTGTCAAATTGGCTGACAGATTACATAATATGCGTACTCTGTCACATATGCCTCACCACAAACAG TCAAGCATTGCAAAGGAAACACAACAGGTCTTTGCACCTTTAGCGAAGCTTATTGGAATGTACCAAATAAAG TCAGAACTGGAATACCTGTCTTTCATGTATACAAATCCTAGTGATTTTGCTGAGCTCAAGAAAAGAGTTGAAGATCTTTACAGAGATCATGAGAAAGAACTAGAAGAG GCAAAGAATATTTTGAGGCAAAGAATTAAGGAGGATCAGTTTCTGGATCTTGTGACAGTGGAAACAGAAGTGCACTCTGTTTGTAAGGAACTGTACAG CATTTATAAAGCTGTGTTGAAATCCAAAAGCTCAATAAATGAAGTTAACCAAATTGCTCAG CTTCGCATTATTATAAAGCCAAAAACCAGTGCTGGAGTTGGGCCTTTGTGTAATGCACATCAG ATCTGCTATCACGTCCTTGGACTTGTTCATAGTATTTGGACTCCCATTCCTCGAGCT ATGAAAGATTATATTGCGACTCCAAAACCGAACGGCTATCAAAGCCTTCATACAACAGTGATACCTTTTCTCTATGAGACCATGTTTCGCTTGGAAGTTCAG ATTAGAACAGAAGATATGAATTTAATAGCTGAAAGAGGCATTGCAGCTCATTACAGTGGAAGAGGAGTATTTTCTGGTAATGCGGGACATGGATTGTCAAATGGGAGAAATTCTAAAGGAAAGACAATATGTTTAAACAACAGTGACATTGCTCTTAGG ATTGGCTGGCTCAATGCAATCCGAGAATGGCAAGAGGAGTTTGTTGGGAACATGAGTTCAAGGGAATTTGTAGATACAATCATGCGAGATCTGTTAGGGAGCCGTGTCTTTGTGTTTACACCAAAAGGAGAG ATAAAAAATCTACCTAAGGGAGCTACAGTTATCGATTATGCTTATCTGATTCACACTGAAATTGGAAACAAAATGGTTGCGGCAAAA GTCAATGGTAATCTTGTCTCGCCGATGCATGTGCTAGCAAATGCTGAAGTCGTAGAGATCATCACATATAAT GCATTGTCAGGTAAATCTGCTTTCCAGAAGCATCAGCAGTGGTTGCAGCATGCCAAAACCCGCAGCGCCAGGCACAAAATCATGAAA TTCTTGAGAGACCAAGCTGCACTTTCTGCTACGGAAATAACTGCTGATACAGTAAATAATTTCGTCGCCGATCTTGAGGATGAGAGTGACGGTGAGCAGATGCTTCCCTTTATGCCCAAGAAGGAAAGAAAACCCATATGGGAGAAAAGACTGTATGTAGAAAAGCTTTCTTTTACAGAAATGAATCATGAAGATCTCGTGCATGTCAAGAGTACTTTCAACACCCCGAAGATTAATGGGAAACACAATAAGAGCATACAAAAAGCGAGTCTAAAGGTTAACGGGAATTCGGCTATCCGGGGTGACGCGTTTGCCGAGTTCATACACACCAACATTCCTATGTATAAGGAGGTTTTACCCGGTTTAGAAAGCTGGAAAGCTGGTAAAATTGCTGCATGGCATAACGTGGAGGGAAGTTCTGTTCAGTGGTTTTGTGTCGTATGTATTGATCGGCGAG GTATGATGGCTGAGGTTACATCAGCGTTAACGGCTTGTGGGATTACAGTATGTTCCTGTGTG GCAGAGATTGACAGAAGAAAAGGAATTGGTGTAATGCTGTTTCACTTTCAGGGAACTTACGATAATTtg ATAAGTGCATGCACAAGTGTGGACGTTGTCCTTGGCGTTCTTGGTTGGTCGTCTGGTTGTAGCTGGTCGAGTCCCTTGGATGATCATAATTTGCTCGAATGTTAG
- the LOC109708805 gene encoding putative GTP diphosphokinase RSH1, chloroplastic isoform X1, whose amino-acid sequence MASSPSISVFVESVNRCKLPKGEGSGGRYECSVLSCAWKAPRALTGSLASTAHCSSHHHDSPARGRRSWRRSSLSQGFPVAWGTEELNNRKLSHRETADVLSRRVTFISDKTWTLCCSSSYSEPFDTVSPESLWEYLKPAISYLAPEELKLVNDALKLAFEAHNGQKRRSGEPFIIHPVEVARILAEHELDWESIAAGLLHDTVEDTDKVTFERIEREFGATVRRIVEGETKVSKLGKLQCKNANNSVQDVKADDLRQMFLAMTEEVRVIIVKLADRLHNMRTLSHMPHHKQSSIAKETQQVFAPLAKLIGMYQIKSELEYLSFMYTNPSDFAELKKRVEDLYRDHEKELEEAKNILRQRIKEDQFLDLVTVETEVHSVCKELYSIYKAVLKSKSSINEVNQIAQLRIIIKPKTSAGVGPLCNAHQICYHVLGLVHSIWTPIPRAMKDYIATPKPNGYQSLHTTVIPFLYETMFRLEVQIRTEDMNLIAERGIAAHYSGRGVFSGNAGHGLSNGRNSKGKTICLNNSDIALRIGWLNAIREWQEEFVGNMSSREFVDTIMRDLLGSRVFVFTPKGEIKNLPKGATVIDYAYLIHTEIGNKMVAAKVNGNLVSPMHVLANAEVVEIITYNALSGKSAFQKHQQWLQHAKTRSARHKIMKFLRDQAALSATEITADTVNNFVADLEDESDGEQMLPFMPKKERKPIWEKRLYVEKLSFTEMNHEDLVHVKSTFNTPKINGKHNKSIQKASLKVNGNSAIRGDAFAEFIHTNIPMYKEVLPGLESWKAGKIAAWHNVEGSSVQWFCVVCIDRRGMMAEVTSALTACGITVCSCVAEIDRRKGIGVMLFHFQGTYDNLISACTSVDVVLGVLGWSSGCSWSSPLDDHNLLEC is encoded by the exons ATGGCTTCTTCCCCGTCGATATCAG TGTTTGTGGAGTCCGTGAATCGGTGCAAGCTTCCTAAAGGGGAAGGAAGCGGGGGGCGCTACGAATGCAGTGTGCTATCGTGCGCTTGGAAGGCACCGAGGGCTCTCACAGGCTCCCTCGCGAGCACCGCTCACTGTTCCTCGCACCACCATGACAGCCCCGCCAGGGGGCGGCGGAGTTGGCGGCGGAGCTCGTTGTCGCAGGGGTTCCCG GTTGCATGGGGAACCGAAGAGCTCAACAATAGAAAGTTGAGCCATAGAGAAACTGCTGATGTTCTGTCTCGAAGGGTCACGTTTATCTCTGACAAAACATGGACACTCTGTTGCTCTTCTTCATACTCAGAACCCTTTGATACCGTTTCTCCGGAATCATTATGGGAG TATCTGAAACCAGCCATCTCTTATCTTGCACCAGAGGAGTTGAAACTAGTTAATGATGCTTTAAAG CTGGCATTTGAAGCCCATAATGGTCAAAAACGGCGTAGCGGAGAACCCTTTATAATTCATCCTGTTGAAGTTGCCCGCATTCTTGCAGAACAT GAACTTGATTGGGAATCAATTGCTGCTGGTTTGTTACATGACACTGTTGAAGATACTGATAAGGTTACATTTGAAAGAATAGAAAGGGAGTTTGGTGCAACTGTTCGTCGTATTGTTGAGGGAGAGACGAAG GTGTCGAAGTTGGGAAAGCTTCAGTGCAAGAATGCTAACAATTCAGTACAAGATGTGAAGGCTGATGATCTAAGACAAATGTTTCTTGCCATGACGGAGGAG GTTCGCGTTATTATTGTCAAATTGGCTGACAGATTACATAATATGCGTACTCTGTCACATATGCCTCACCACAAACAG TCAAGCATTGCAAAGGAAACACAACAGGTCTTTGCACCTTTAGCGAAGCTTATTGGAATGTACCAAATAAAG TCAGAACTGGAATACCTGTCTTTCATGTATACAAATCCTAGTGATTTTGCTGAGCTCAAGAAAAGAGTTGAAGATCTTTACAGAGATCATGAGAAAGAACTAGAAGAG GCAAAGAATATTTTGAGGCAAAGAATTAAGGAGGATCAGTTTCTGGATCTTGTGACAGTGGAAACAGAAGTGCACTCTGTTTGTAAGGAACTGTACAG CATTTATAAAGCTGTGTTGAAATCCAAAAGCTCAATAAATGAAGTTAACCAAATTGCTCAG CTTCGCATTATTATAAAGCCAAAAACCAGTGCTGGAGTTGGGCCTTTGTGTAATGCACATCAG ATCTGCTATCACGTCCTTGGACTTGTTCATAGTATTTGGACTCCCATTCCTCGAGCT ATGAAAGATTATATTGCGACTCCAAAACCGAACGGCTATCAAAGCCTTCATACAACAGTGATACCTTTTCTCTATGAGACCATGTTTCGCTTGGAAGTTCAG ATTAGAACAGAAGATATGAATTTAATAGCTGAAAGAGGCATTGCAGCTCATTACAGTGGAAGAGGAGTATTTTCTGGTAATGCGGGACATGGATTGTCAAATGGGAGAAATTCTAAAGGAAAGACAATATGTTTAAACAACAGTGACATTGCTCTTAGG ATTGGCTGGCTCAATGCAATCCGAGAATGGCAAGAGGAGTTTGTTGGGAACATGAGTTCAAGGGAATTTGTAGATACAATCATGCGAGATCTGTTAGGGAGCCGTGTCTTTGTGTTTACACCAAAAGGAGAG ATAAAAAATCTACCTAAGGGAGCTACAGTTATCGATTATGCTTATCTGATTCACACTGAAATTGGAAACAAAATGGTTGCGGCAAAA GTCAATGGTAATCTTGTCTCGCCGATGCATGTGCTAGCAAATGCTGAAGTCGTAGAGATCATCACATATAAT GCATTGTCAGGTAAATCTGCTTTCCAGAAGCATCAGCAGTGGTTGCAGCATGCCAAAACCCGCAGCGCCAGGCACAAAATCATGAAA TTCTTGAGAGACCAAGCTGCACTTTCTGCTACGGAAATAACTGCTGATACAGTAAATAATTTCGTCGCCGATCTTGAGGATGAGAGTGACGGTGAGCAGATGCTTCCCTTTATGCCCAAGAAGGAAAGAAAACCCATATGGGAGAAAAGACTGTATGTAGAAAAGCTTTCTTTTACAGAAATGAATCATGAAGATCTCGTGCATGTCAAGAGTACTTTCAACACCCCGAAGATTAATGGGAAACACAATAAGAGCATACAAAAAGCGAGTCTAAAGGTTAACGGGAATTCGGCTATCCGGGGTGACGCGTTTGCCGAGTTCATACACACCAACATTCCTATGTATAAGGAGGTTTTACCCGGTTTAGAAAGCTGGAAAGCTGGTAAAATTGCTGCATGGCATAACGTGGAGGGAAGTTCTGTTCAGTGGTTTTGTGTCGTATGTATTGATCGGCGAG GTATGATGGCTGAGGTTACATCAGCGTTAACGGCTTGTGGGATTACAGTATGTTCCTGTGTG GCAGAGATTGACAGAAGAAAAGGAATTGGTGTAATGCTGTTTCACTTTCAGGGAACTTACGATAATTtg ATAAGTGCATGCACAAGTGTGGACGTTGTCCTTGGCGTTCTTGGTTGGTCGTCTGGTTGTAGCTGGTCGAGTCCCTTGGATGATCATAATTTGCTCGAATGTTAG